In the Theobroma cacao cultivar B97-61/B2 chromosome 1, Criollo_cocoa_genome_V2, whole genome shotgun sequence genome, one interval contains:
- the LOC18614645 gene encoding zinc finger A20 and AN1 domain-containing stress-associated protein 8 yields the protein MEQNQRGCQAPKLCANNCGFFGTAATMNLCSKCHKDLVMKQQGDKLASSPNGSILDGSPGNNHEPVSVAVDPQSTSVKSTAITAQANSASISMNTGREEEVKRGPNKCSICGKRVGLTGFTCRCGDLFCAVHRYSDKHDCPYDYHCAARDAIAKANPVLKANKLDKI from the coding sequence ATGGAGCAGAACCAACGTGGATGCCAAGCTCCGAAACTTTGTGCCAACAACTGTGGATTCTTTGGAACTGCAGCTACCATGAACTTGTGTTCCAAATGCCACAAGGACCTGGTAATGAAGCAACAGGGAGATAAACTTGCTTCGTCACCGAATGGGAGTATATTAGATGGCAGCCCTGGCAACAACCATGAGCCTGTTTCTGTTGCCGTAGACCCACAGAGTACCTCAGTCAAGTCGACAGCCATTACAGCACAGGCAAACTCTGCTTCAATATCTATGAACACAGGTCGTGAAGAGGAAGTGAAAAGAGGGCCAAATAAGTGCAGTATCTGCGGGAAACGTGTTGGTTTGACAGGGTTTACTTGCCGATGCGGAGATCTTTTTTGTGCGGTTCATCGCTATTCTGACAAACACGACTGCCCTTACGATTATCACTGTGCTGCTCGGGATGCCATTGCCAAAGCCAACCCTGTTCTCAAGGCCAATAAGCTTGATAAAATCTAA
- the LOC18614647 gene encoding zinc finger A20 and AN1 domain-containing stress-associated protein 5: protein MAQRTEKEETEFKVPETLTLCINNCGVTGNPATNNMCQKCFNATTATPSSSSSSSSSATSPSATGGAIAGGASIPKFSDDQSSRSTPSRSQQNRSDSSPPTTAATVTNSRTTAWNRSGNDPAAAAEKKVVNRCSGCRKRVGLTGFRCRCGELFCAEHRYSDRHDCSYDYKTAGREAIARENPVVKAAKIIRV, encoded by the coding sequence ATGGCTCAAAGAACCGAGAAGGAAGAGACCGAGTTCAAGGTACCTGAAACCTTAACGTTATGCATCAATAACTGCGGGGTTACAGGGAATCCCGCCACCAACAACATGTGCCAAAAGTGTTTTAACGCCACGACCGCCACGCCTtcctcttcttcctcctcGTCCTCGAGCGCCACATCCCCCTCCGCTACCGGTGGGGCTATAGCTGGTGGAGCCTCAATTCCGAAATTCTCTGACGACCAATCCTCGAGATCTACCCCGTCTCGTTCACAGCAGAACCGATCCGATTCTTCTCCGCCTACGACGGCTGCAACGGTAACGAATAGTCGGACCACTGCATGGAATCGATCAGGAAACGATCCTGCTGCGGCTGCGGAAAAGAAGGTGGTGAACCGATGTTCCGGTTGCAGAAAACGCGTGGGGTTGACCGGGTTCCGGTGTCGATGCGGGGAGCTTTTTTGTGCGGAGCACCGGTACTCGGATCGACACGATTGCAGTTACGACTACAAGACAGCGGGTCGCGAGGCTATCGCTAGAGAAAATCCCGTGGTTAAAGCAGCGAAGATTATCAGAGTTTGA